In Topomyia yanbarensis strain Yona2022 chromosome 2, ASM3024719v1, whole genome shotgun sequence, one DNA window encodes the following:
- the LOC131682183 gene encoding protoheme IX farnesyltransferase, mitochondrial, with amino-acid sequence MQRIVINGRVWYESARRLVQYRSQCPSIGHLQIVRLYVNKAPISQINASLAKAAPGSKDETQQKIPQSVQLITPVSVDTKAFIEFGKPVNLENNVPGNNSEVAASVASLPSFSRLIYHYLMLSKIRLTSLVVMTTMAGYAMAPAPFELSTFLLCSLGTTLVSGAANSINQVIETSFDAQMARTRNRVLVKGYLTRLHAVGFALGASTVGISMLHFGVNELTAILGAANLILYTSIYTPMKRYSILNTWVGSLVGAIPPLMGWAACTGDIGAGAWILAGLLYCWQFPHFNALSWNIRPEYLKAGYKMMANSHPQLCTRVSLRHTGYITVLSLLAPALDVTNVWFAVESLPLNAYFGYLAWEFHQKADSKSSRKLFRFSLLHLPLLMTLFLLNKKYWVFSQEKTVEDSAAALVVHGEDEVATFSRPQNKSDVYLVPKTVAEVGNLSSATDSIKTIEDNLLSNVAVVLPTASNKQKL; translated from the exons ATGCAGCGAATTGTGATCAATGGCCGTGTGTGGTACGAATCTGCACGTCGCCTGGTCCAATACAGGTCACAGTGCCCATCGATAGGACACCTTCAAATAGTTCGATTG TATGTTAACAAAGCACCAATTAGTCAAATCAATGCATCGTTAGCCAAAGCAGCTCCCGGTTCCAAAGATGAGACGCAGCAGAAAATACCGCAGTCTGTTCAGCTCATAACTCCAGTCTCAGTGGACACAAAAGCTTTCATAGAATTTGGCAAACCAGTCAATCTAGAAAATAATGTACCCGGAAATAATAGTGAGGTGGCGGCCTCCGTTGCGTCCCTGCCTAGTTTTAGTCGGTTGATTTACCACTACCTGATGTTGTCAAAAATCAGACTGACTT CACTTGTAGTAATGACAACGATGGCAGGCTATGCTATGGCCCCAGCCCCATTCGAACTGTCAACATTTTTACTCTGTTCGCTAGGAACAACACTTGTGTCCGGTGCTGCTAACTCGATCAACCAGGTGATAGAAACATCGTTTGATGCACAAATGGCACGCACACGTAACCGAGTCCTTGTCAAAGGTTATCTGAC aCGCCTTCACGCTGTTGGATTCGCCTTAGGCGCCAGTACCGTTGGAATTAGTATGCTGCACTTTGGCGTAAACGAACTGACTGCTATTTTAGGTGCAGCGAATTTAATTCTTTACACCAGCATCTACACTCCCATGAAGCGCTACAGTATTCTTAACACGTGGGTTGGGTCATTGGTTGGGGCGATACCACCTCTAATGGGTTGGGCTGCATGTACAGGAGATATCGGCGCCGGAGCTTGGATTCTTGCCGGACTATTGTATTGCTGGCAGTTTCCCCATTTCAATGCTCTTTCATGGAACATTCGTCCGGAATACCTGAAAGCTGGCTATAAAATGATGGCTAATTCACATCCTCAATTATGCACGCGGGTTTCTTTGCGCCACACTGGGTACATCACTGTGCTGTCGCTATTGGCTCCGGCGTTGGACGTTACTAACGTTTGGTTCGCCGTTGAAAGTTTGCCATTGAACGCTTACTTCGGTTATCTTGCCTGGGAGTTTCATCAGAAAGCCGATAGCAAAAGTTCTCGAAAATTGTTTCGATTTTCTCTATTACATCTGCCTCTATTAATGACACTGTTCCttcttaataaaaaatactgggTATTCTCACAGGAGAAGACCGTCGAAGATTCTGCTGCAGCACTAGTTGTACACGGCGAGGATGAAGTTGCAACGTTCAGCAGACCGCAAAATAAGTCAGACGTTTATCTAGTACCGAAAACCGTAGCTGAAGTGGGGAACCTGAGTTCCGCAACTGACAGCATTAAAACCATCGAAGATAATTTGCTGTCCAATGTCGCTGTTGTCCTACCGACGGCAAGCAACAAGCAGAAGCTGTGA
- the LOC131682185 gene encoding anamorsin homolog codes for MNFVQEHNQVLYVWSGALSTGIEQEVNQLKTVPNVRVNVENADRVQLADYEQSQFDVILANVPTGNSQLVCHLLKLVKPKGKVVFKDDSANTDAARSNLLLSGFINITSIEGNVYVGEKPNYEVGSATKLSFAANKAKVAAVWKLDVDEEDDQIDADELLDDEDKIKPTAESLRVCGTTGKRKACKDCSCGLAEELEAETKGSASQSTAIKSSCGSCYLGDAFRCATCPYLGMPAFKPGEKIQLSDTQMQADV; via the exons ATGAATTTTGTGCAGGAACATAACCAGGTTCTCTACGTCTGGAGTGGAGCACTTAGCACAGGCATTGAACAAGAAGTAAATCAGCTGAAAACCGTGCCAAACGTTAGAGTCAACGTTGAAAATGCTGACCGTGTTCAACTTG cGGACTACGAGCAATCCCAGTTCGATGTAATCTTGGCTAATGTTCCTACAGGAAACTCGCAATTGGTGTGTCATTTGCTGAAGCTGGTGAAACCAAAGGGGAAAGTTGTGTTCAAGGATGACTCAGCTAATACCGATGCAGCACGTTCTAATCTACTGCTATCTGGTTTCATCAATATTACATCAATAGAGGGAAACG TGTACGTTGGCGAGAAACCCAACTACGAAGTGGGGTCCGCAACCAAGCTATCGTTTGCGGCTAACAAGGCTAAAGTAGCTGCCGTTTGGAAACTTGATGTTGATGAAGAAGACGACCAAATCGATGCCGATGAGTTACTGGACGATGAGGACAAGATTAAACCAACTGCGGAATCATTGAGAG TTTGCGGAACAACTGGAAAGCGTAAGGCTTGCAAGGACTGCTCGTGTGGACTTGCTGAAGAACTTGAAGCGGAAACAAAAGGATCTGCTTCTCAAAGCACTGCAATTAAGTCATCGTGTGGAAGT TGCTATCTAGGCGATGCTTTCCGCTGCGCGACCTGTCCTTACTTAGGAATGCCTGCATTCAAACCCGGAGAGAAAATTCAGCTTTCCGATACACAGATGCAAGCTGATGTTTGA
- the LOC131682184 gene encoding U3 small nucleolar ribonucleoprotein protein MPP10: MVKNMSKSKPIKKGLKLILKKFHEQVKNSATYLIAQPSHSEKIKLLVKSLYDHGQRFDTNGTDPKPYLEELVVEEMDEEQIWQQLELRNEQLLKEDLPRTSQLLSIGSKRMQLSFSTVDKEGVTNDSASDVDGIDSADGSLNDEEVDSSENTKKHKLKQKERRKGKRSVVDDKFFKLEDMAKFLDEEDKREMKRQAGKPEKNALIEIDYFSENAGKHDLSEGDDIKYSDFFDDESEASENENQSTSDSDQETQMSDEDDADEKRSENEHNPTKESDEENSEDEVERNRRLRYELYNSAEDFVETKNKKPPILEPEHVESEPEVVSPEHRDNGPKSSFELRQEKMQKRIQKMEDQLLQDKPWQLKGEISADTRPQNSLLEEILEFESTTRPAPVITEETTMRLEDIIKQRIKNKAYDDVERKIRPPDNPREYRKQLVLDAEKSKQSLAQIYEKDYLKQLEKANPDAGDEIAAEEPKEFKEIRSLMKTLLAQLDALSNFHYTPRPAVPELKIITNTPAISMEEVAPVATSDAVLLAPEEVHNRPKGDIMSKDERTKSDKNRERRLKKRFQRDKFKRQTEKERKLLEKGVAPKTKEVQQKLLKKVSKAKNVSSMAESVGVSKSSTAFFSQLQDEVSTQMKQKLNPGKKKNKTNGLQATHMKL, translated from the exons ATGGTGAAGAATATGAGCAAATCAAAGCCAATCAAAAAAGGGTTGAAACTTATCCTTAAAAAGTTTCACGAGCAAGTAAAAAATTCTGCAACGTATTTAAT TGCACAGCCATCTCACTCCGAAAAAATCAAATTACTTGTTAAATCGCTGTACGATCATGGCCAAAGATTTGATACTAACGGTACCGACCCTAAGCCTTATCTCGAGGAGCTGGTGGTGGAAGAAATGGACGAGGAACAAATTTGGCAACAATTAGAGCTACGAAATGAACAACTTTTGAAAGAAGATTTGCCAAGAACGTCGCAGCTGCTTTCCATAGGATCGAAGCGGATGCAACTAAGTTTTAGCACGGTGGATAAAGAAGGTGTAACGAATGATAGCGCTTCTGACGTTGATGGGATTGACAGTGCAGATGGGTCTTTGAATGATGAGGAGGTAGATTCCTCAGAAAACACTAAAAAACATAAGCTAAAACAAAAGGAGAGGCGAAAAGGGAAACGGTCTGTGGTTGATGATAAATTCTTTAAATTAGAAGATATGGCAAAGTTTCTGGATGAAGAAGATAAACGTGAAATGAAAAGGCAGGCTGGCAAACCCGAGAAGAATGCACTGATTGAAATTGATTATTTTAGTGAGAATGCTGGCAAA CATGATCTTTCCGAAGGGGACGATATAAAATATTCTGATTTCTTCGATGATGAAAGCGAAGCGTccgaaaatgaaaatcaaaGCACTAGCGATAGCGACCAAGAAACACAAATGAGTGACGAGGACGATGCAGATGAAAAGCGTTCTGAGAACGAACATAATCCGACAAAAGAATCGGACGAAGAAAATTCAGAAGATGAAGTTGAACGAAACCGACGGCTTCGGTACGAGTTGTACAATTCTGCTGAAGATTTTGTAgaaacgaaaaacaaaaaaccTCCCATTTTGGAACCAGAACACGTAGAATCTGAGCCAGAAGTAGTATCCCCTGAACATCGGGATAACGGTCCTAAGTCTTCCTTTGAGCTGCGacaagaaaaaatgcaaaagCGGATACAGAAAATGGAAGATCAACTATTGCAGGACAAGCCCTGGCAATTGAAGGGAGAAATTTCAGCCGACACTCGTCCGCAAAATTCTCTTCTGGAAGAGATTCTGGAATTCGAATCCACTACTCGACCGGCACCTGTTATCACTGAAGAAACTACCATGCGCCTCGAAGATATTATCAAACAGCGCATCAAAAACAAGGCTTATGACGACGTAGAAAGAAAAATTCGTCCGCCGGATAATCCTCGGGAATATCGAAAACAGTTGGTGCTAGATGCGGAGAAAAGCAAACAATCGTTGGCGCAGATTTACGAAAAGGACTATCTTAAGCAATTGGAAAAAGCTAATCCAGATGCAG GAGATGAAATAGCAGCAGAAGAACCAAAAGAATTCAAAGAAATTCGATCGTTGATGAAAACGCTGCTCGCACAGTTGGATGCATTGTCCAACTTTCATTACACGCCTCGTCCAGCAGTGCCTGAGTTGAAGATAATCACCAATACACCGGCTATCAGCATGGAAGAAGTAGCTCCGGTAGCGACATCAGATGCCGTTCTACTAGCACCCGAGGAGGTGCACAATCGACCCAAAGGAGACATTATGAGCAAGGATGAACGCACCAAGTCGGACAAAAACCGCGAACGACGGTTGAAGAAGCGTTTCCAGCGAGACAAGTTCAAACGTCAAACGGAAAAGGAACGAAAACTTCTGGAGAAAGGTGTGGCACCGAAGACAAAGGAAGTGCAACAGAAACTGCTCAAAAAGGTTTCGAAAGCGAAGAATGTAAGCTCAATGGCGGAAAGCGTCGGAGTGAGCAAATCGTCAACAGCATTCTTCTCGCAGCTGCAGGATGAAGTCAGCACGCAAATGAAGCAGAAACTCAATCCTggcaaaaagaaaaataagaCAAATGGATTGCAGGCAACGCACATGAAATTATAG
- the LOC131682186 gene encoding ethanolaminephosphotransferase 1 isoform X1 — MTKASSNTDDNGYLTKQHLAGFDSYKYSARDTSPLSIYLMHPFWNWLVEYFPKWVAPNLMTFAGFLFTVVNFVMLSWYDWGFWASTELPGTKPIPNWFWVVAAINIFLAYTLDGIDGKQARRIGLSGPLGELFDHGLDSYSAFFIPGCLYSIFGRGELSVPPIRMYYIMWTIFFNFYLSHWEKYNTGVLYLPWGYDLGMWGSVLMYLATWMYGFQMWKTELPGGVSAGQMMELCLHVSAMSNLPMVVYNMYHSYKDRTGKMRSLKEALRPLFTYGTFMFVSLLWVFISPNDIMNKDPRAVYILSGTIFSNISCRLIVSQMSNTISETFNWMTGVLCVSLLMSIVMPAIERPLLYILVVGSSLAHWHYGTVVVQQMCEHFNRTCFKVTKAKEIEQ; from the exons ATGACGAAAGCATCAAGTAACACGGACGATAATGGCTATTTAACCAAGCAACATCTTGCCGGATTTGATAGTTATAAG TACAGCGCTCGAGATACCTCACCTCTCAGTATTTACCTGATGCACCCATTTTGGAACTGGCTTGTGGAG TACTTTCCAAAATGGGTCGCACCAAATTTGATGACATTCGCTGGATTTCTCTTCACAGTGGTAAATTTTGTGATGCTCTCGTGGTACGATTGGGGTTTCTGGGCTAGCACAGAATTGCCTGGAACCAAACCGATACCCAATTGGTTCTGGGTAGTAGCAGCCATCAATATCTTTCTCGCGTACACGCTGGATGGAATCGACGGTAAACAGGCCCGTCGGATAGGTTTGTCTGGTCCGCTGGGAGAGCTGTTCGATCATGGGCTGGATTCGTATTCGGCGTTTTTCATCCCAGGCTGCTTGTACAGCATTTTTGGTCGAGGAGAATTATCGGTACCCCCGATTCGGATGTACTACATTATGTGGACGATCTTCTTCAATTTTTATCTTTCACACTGGGAAAAGTACAACACGGGAGTTTTGTATCTACCGTGGGGGTACGATTTAGGAATGTGG GGTTCCGTGCTGATGTATCTAGCGACGTGGATGTACGGGTTTCAAATGTGGAAGACGGAATTGCCTGGAGGTGTTTCAGCTGGTCAAATGATGGAACTCTGCTTACACGTCAGCGCAATGTCAAATCTGCCTATGGTTGTGTACAATATGTACCACTCTTACAAGGATCGTACCGGTAAAATGCGTTCTCTTAAAGAAGCCCTGCGGCCACTGTTTACGTACGGCACGTTCATGTTTGTGTCCCTGCTGTGGGTGTTCATATCTCCGAATGATATTATGAACAAGGACCCTCGAGCGGTTTACATTCTAAGTGGAACCATCTTCAGTAATATAAGC tGTCGACTGATTGTCTCTCAGATGTCCAACACGATTAGTGAAACTTTTAATTGGATGACCGGTGTGCTGTGCGTTTCGCTTCTGATGAGCATTGTGATGCCTGCTATTGAACGTCCGCTTCTCTATATCCTTGTCGTCGGTTCTTCTCTTGCACACTGGCATTACGGAACGGTTGTG GTTCAGCAAATGTGTGAACATTTCAATAGGACATGCTTCAAAGTAACCAAAGCGAAAGAAATTGAACAGTAG
- the LOC131682186 gene encoding ethanolaminephosphotransferase 1 isoform X2, with product MLSWYDWGFWASTELPGTKPIPNWFWVVAAINIFLAYTLDGIDGKQARRIGLSGPLGELFDHGLDSYSAFFIPGCLYSIFGRGELSVPPIRMYYIMWTIFFNFYLSHWEKYNTGVLYLPWGYDLGMWGSVLMYLATWMYGFQMWKTELPGGVSAGQMMELCLHVSAMSNLPMVVYNMYHSYKDRTGKMRSLKEALRPLFTYGTFMFVSLLWVFISPNDIMNKDPRAVYILSGTIFSNISCRLIVSQMSNTISETFNWMTGVLCVSLLMSIVMPAIERPLLYILVVGSSLAHWHYGTVVVQQMCEHFNRTCFKVTKAKEIEQ from the exons ATGCTCTCGTGGTACGATTGGGGTTTCTGGGCTAGCACAGAATTGCCTGGAACCAAACCGATACCCAATTGGTTCTGGGTAGTAGCAGCCATCAATATCTTTCTCGCGTACACGCTGGATGGAATCGACGGTAAACAGGCCCGTCGGATAGGTTTGTCTGGTCCGCTGGGAGAGCTGTTCGATCATGGGCTGGATTCGTATTCGGCGTTTTTCATCCCAGGCTGCTTGTACAGCATTTTTGGTCGAGGAGAATTATCGGTACCCCCGATTCGGATGTACTACATTATGTGGACGATCTTCTTCAATTTTTATCTTTCACACTGGGAAAAGTACAACACGGGAGTTTTGTATCTACCGTGGGGGTACGATTTAGGAATGTGG GGTTCCGTGCTGATGTATCTAGCGACGTGGATGTACGGGTTTCAAATGTGGAAGACGGAATTGCCTGGAGGTGTTTCAGCTGGTCAAATGATGGAACTCTGCTTACACGTCAGCGCAATGTCAAATCTGCCTATGGTTGTGTACAATATGTACCACTCTTACAAGGATCGTACCGGTAAAATGCGTTCTCTTAAAGAAGCCCTGCGGCCACTGTTTACGTACGGCACGTTCATGTTTGTGTCCCTGCTGTGGGTGTTCATATCTCCGAATGATATTATGAACAAGGACCCTCGAGCGGTTTACATTCTAAGTGGAACCATCTTCAGTAATATAAGC tGTCGACTGATTGTCTCTCAGATGTCCAACACGATTAGTGAAACTTTTAATTGGATGACCGGTGTGCTGTGCGTTTCGCTTCTGATGAGCATTGTGATGCCTGCTATTGAACGTCCGCTTCTCTATATCCTTGTCGTCGGTTCTTCTCTTGCACACTGGCATTACGGAACGGTTGTG GTTCAGCAAATGTGTGAACATTTCAATAGGACATGCTTCAAAGTAACCAAAGCGAAAGAAATTGAACAGTAG
- the LOC131682187 gene encoding uncharacterized protein LOC131682187, whose translation MMLRAILMLLVFGSAVLAGPMIWEDQHASRSERKAADTSATSKDSASAVPDTTLSSNAIDSRPETSSSAAEITTSEATVIVAEHTSLAPSEQTPAQAAITTTKPRKTITFDQRQEGKFNIRADLENFVIVVVPSSPSAGISLLDLLNRSGQKKQQKKKSAHRKGTKNHSGQKKSQHITPEVVVLDDVQSQARVSNEEFIEGRTPYKVDISSTGRSSSSGPPSPIYRVVRPFTLNVEQPTSSNMIRFPAPSGNYYDSAVRESKSLPVPAMFDEDIRTNTVFAILTNNNNNGDGGINPIKDDGTDDDNYLMMEQRTYLDLPDSPDSSFASLEYPLSDVDMMKLQLQEDNGGNGDGWELKLLGAQEQCGPDRKRDSYGVCQFVTP comes from the coding sequence ATGATGCTGCGGGCGATTTTGATGCTGTTGGTGTTTGGGTCAGCCGTTTTGGCCGGTCCAATGATATGGGAGGATCAACATGCCAGTAGAAGCGAACGAAAGGCGGCAGATAccagtgctacttcaaaagatAGTGCGAGCGCTGTTCCAGATACAACATTATCGAGTAATGCCATTGATTCACGACCAGAAACTTCAAGTAGTGCGGCTGAGATAACTACCAGCGAAGCGACCGTTATAGTAGCTGAGCATACCTCTCTTGCTCCCTCTGAACAAACTCCTGCGCAAGCAGCCATAACGACAACGAAACCTCGCAAAACAATTACCTTTGATCAGCGGCAGGAAGGGAAGTTCAACATAAGGGCTGATTTGGAGAACTTTGTTATTGTCGTTGTTCCATCGTCTCCGTCGGCAGGAATTTCGCTTCTCGATCTGCTGAATAGGTCGGGTCAGAAGAAACAACAGAAAAAGAAGTCTGCTCATCGCAAGGGCACTAAGAACCATTCGGGTCAAAAAAAGTCACAGCATATAACACCTGAAGTAGTAGTTTTGGACGACGTTCAGTCACAGGCAAGGGTATCCAATGAGGAATTTATCGAAGGTCGCACCCCGTATAAAGTGGATATCTCCAGTACTGGTCGTAGTAGCAGCTCAGGTCCTCCCTCGCCAATTTACCGTGTTGTACGACCATTCACACTCAACGTAGAACAACCAACTTCCTCGAACATGATACGCTTTCCCGCCCCTTCAGGTAATTATTATGATAGTGCCGTAAGAGAGTCCAAATCACTGCCAGTGCCGGCGATGTTCGATGAAGATATTAGAACTAATACCGTATTCGCTATACTAACCAATAATAACAACAATGGTGATGGTGGGATCAATCCTATCAAGGATGATGGTactgatgatgataattacctGATGATGGAGCAACGGACCTATCTTGATTTACCCGATTCTCCTGATTCTTCGTTCGCTAGCCTAGAGTACCCACTGTCGGATGTCGATATGATGAAACTACAACTGCAAGAGGATAATGGAGGGAATGGTGACGGATGGGAACTTAAGCTACTCGGCGCCCAGGAGCAGTGCGGCCCAGATCGTAAACGTGACAGCTACGGTGTGTGTCAATTTGTAACGCCATGA